From Fundulus heteroclitus isolate FHET01 chromosome 14, MU-UCD_Fhet_4.1, whole genome shotgun sequence, the proteins below share one genomic window:
- the LOC105924405 gene encoding uncharacterized protein LOC105924405 isoform X1 yields the protein MLLSLVPLLLLVVRGSRATHFLGTMMTYYPEETHADGSVSVILRYKLNFVSCNDSDTWQCGGNCGTQTQTLALSVVDEVSGEWCQREGAITHLLPNNTGFQTVLAGGDWISDIQNDIISWRAVTAVELRNRSDIVKPNTSPQTTILPALRIPSNCPKTINLLAFDPDGDEVKCRYGNTSESECNPCTPPSVLSLSSSCSLSFSPTNSSNTNQTLIAYAVQLVMEDFPTQNITLTETDGSQEVKTPSDAISKIPLQFVLKVGPTVPSCTEGLYLPRFLSPTPSNRAQLYTPAGQALEVTIRAEATQSNITGLLYSGPYNIILNGSSGSGNFSLTWMPSASEEGQSHPVCFVVQTSVFGTLYHSDLRCVIVTVGNTPITQPPIVVPPTVPTTTALINFTTSPTLNVTSRPTTMTPAVNATLLPYFTSLNASATGPQYVIALNMKISTTLSLDNDYDTIINLIKNKLVERGLPSDISLRLLSNN from the exons ATGCTGCTCTCCTTGgtgcctctgctgctgctggtggtcagaGGTTCACGAGCCACTCATTTTCTTGGCACCATGATGACCTACTATCCAGAGGAGACTCATGCGGACGGCTCTGTCTCA GTGATCCTTCGCTACAAGCTGAATTTTGTCTCGTGCAATGATTCTGATACATGGCAGTGTGGTGGAAACTGTGGAACGCAGACCCAGACCCTTGCATTATCTGTTGTTGACGAAGTAAGCGGTGAATGGTGTCAGAGAGAAGGAGCAATAACTCATCTGCTCCCCAACAACACTGGATTTCAGACTGT GTTGGCTGGTGGAGACTGGATATCTGacatacaaaatgacattaTAAGCTGGAGAGCTGTGACTGCCGTTGAATTGAGGAACCGGTCCGACATTGtaaaacccaacacatccccaCAGACGACCATTCTCCCAGCTCTGAG AATACCTTCAAATTGTCCCAAAACCATAAATTTACTAGCCTTCGACCCGGACGGAGACGAAGTTAAATGCAGATATGGAAACACATCAGAGTCAGAGTGTAACCCGTGCACACCCCCGTCTGTCCTCAGCCTCTCATCC TCTTGTTCTCTGTCATTCAGCCCGACCAACAGCAGTAATACCAACCAAACTCTGATTGCGTACGCCGTCCAGTTGGTGATGGAGGACTTTCCCACACAGAACATCACTTTGACTGAAACTGACGGTTCACAGGAGGTGAAAACTCCTAGCGATGCCATCAGCAAGATACCTTTACAGTTCGTTTTGAAAG TGGGTCCTACGGTACCATCCTGCACAGAAGGTCTCTATCTGCCCAGATTCCTGTCTCCAACTCCCAGCAACAGAGCTCAGCTCTACACTCCTGCCGGTCAGGCTCTGGAAGTCACCATCAGAGCGGAGGCCACTCAGTCTAA caTCACCGGCCTCCTGTACAGTGGGCCTTACAATATAATCCTCAATGGTTCATCAGGATCAGGTAACTTCTCTCTGACGTGGATGCCGTCTGCAAGTGAGGAAGGACAGAGCCACCCCGTCTGTTTCGTCGTCCAGACAAG TGTCTTCGGCACTTTGTATCACTCTGACCTTCGGTGTGTTATTGTGACGGTTGGAAACA CCCCAATCACACAACCACCTATAGTTGTGCCTCCAACTGTACCGACTACAACGGCATTAATAAATTTCACTACATCACCGACCCTAAATGTTACATCTAGACCCACCACCATGACCCCAGCTGTCAATGCAACATTATTGCCATACTTTACATCCCTAAATGCATCTGCTACTGGACCGC AGTATGTTATTGCTCTGAACATGAAAATCTCTACCACACTTTCACTGGACAATGATTATGATACCATCATTAATCTG attaaaaacaaactggTTGAGCGAGGGCTGCCATCAGACATAAGTCTTCGCCTCCTGAGCAACAATTAA